A window of Mangifera indica cultivar Alphonso chromosome 13, CATAS_Mindica_2.1, whole genome shotgun sequence contains these coding sequences:
- the LOC123193828 gene encoding bifunctional dethiobiotin synthetase/7,8-diamino-pelargonic acid aminotransferase, mitochondrial-like isoform X4: MLPLFFRRHRNSLRLIFCRHSHRYSTWKPLHLPLSHPIFQIWSANTSLGKTLVSAGLSSSFLLSSSSNKKFLYLKPIQTGFPSDSDSRFVFTKLSAISRRRNFPCNLLLSDAVLKSSPSAAKSVLSEKFEVHEEKSRPGMCDLNCRVESKILSDENGKDVTCELDCKTLFAWEEAVSPHLAAERESGVVGDYEVVELMGKCLREGLESEKRERMDVLCVVETAGGVASPGPSGSLQCDLYRPFRLPGILVGDGRLGGISGTISAYESLKLRGYDIVAIVFEDHGLINEVPLTSYLRNRVPVLVLPPIPNDPSNDLMEWFDESHDVFNSLKDIMLSAYSERLCRLNESAKQAGEFFWWPFTQHKLVPEETVTVIDSRCGENFSVHKVCDNEFITQQFDACASWWTQGPDAILQTEIARDMGYTAARFGHVMFPENVYEPALECAKLLLQGVGKGWASRTFFSDNGSTAIEIALKMAFRKFSSDHGILLDFLNNNRDEKSVELKVLALKGSYHGDTLGAMEAQAPSPYTGFLQQPWYVGRGLFLDPPTVFMANSVWNISLPGWFNSETEELGHTTFSSRDDIFNKHRDKSDLAGIYSLYISKKLSQNSGLKGFDHIGALIIEPVIHAAGGMHMVDPLFQRVLVNECQNRKIPVIFDEVCCGFWRLGVETTVDLLGCVPDIACFAKLLTGGVIPLAATLASKDVFDSFVGDSKLKALLHGHSYSAHAMGCAAAAKAIKWFKDPQTNPNIISEGRLLKERKRGSNFNWSHIKPAGAMGSSTGTTDLISSCCPKSGCDRDYFCSGASSRRL, from the exons ATGCTTCCGCTATTCTTCCGCCGCCACCGCAATTCCCTCCGCCTCATTTTCTGCCGCCACAGCCATCGCTACTCAACCTGGAAACCGCTTCATCTCCCGCTTTCTCATCCAATTTTTCAAATCTGGTCCGCTAACACCTCTCTCGGAAAAACCCTAGTTTCCGCGGGCCTTTCCTCTTCGTTTCTCCTGTCTTCGTCCTCCAATAAGAAGTTCCTCTATCTCAAGCCTATACAGACTGGCTTTCCTTCCGACTCCGACTCTCGCTTTGTCTTCACGAAGCTTTCCGCAATCTCTCGCCGCCGTAACTTCCCTTGCAATCTCTTACTCTCCGATGCCGTACTCAAGTCCTCTCCCTCTGCGGCAAAGTCTGTGCTTTCTGAGAAATTTGAGGTTCACGAGGAGAAAAGTAGGCCAGGAATGTGTGATTTGAATTGTCGCGTAGAGAGTAAGATATTGAGTGATGAGAATGGAAAAGATGTGACTTGTGAGTTGGATTGTAAGACCCTGTTTGCGTGGGAGGAGGCGGTTTCGCCGCATTTGGCGGCGGAGAGGGAGAGTGGAGTGGTGGGGGATTATGAAGTGGTTGAACTGATGGGGAAATGTTTAAGAGAAGGGTTGGAGAgtgagaagagagaaagaatggaTGTTTTATGTGTGGTTGAAACTGCCGGTGGGGTTGCCAGCCCGGGGCCTTCGGGATCTCTGCAGTGTGACTTGTATAG GCCTTTCCGTTTACCTGGTATTCTTGTTGGTGATGGGCGGCTAGGTGGTATTTCTGGAACCATTTCCGCCTATGAGAGTTTGAAGCTTCGAGGTTATGATATTGTTGCTATTGTTTTTGAAGATCACGGACTCATTAACGAGGTGCCACTAACATCATATTTGCGGAATAG gGTTCCTGTGCTTGTGCTGCCTCCTATTCCAAATGATCCGTCAAATGACCTGATGGAATGGTTTGATGAATCTCATGATGTCTTTAATTCTTTGAAGGACATAATGCTATCAGCTTATTCAGAAAGATTATGTCGATTGAATGAATCTGCAAAGCAGGCAGGGGAGTTTTTTTGGTGGCCGTTTACGCAGCACAAATTGGTTCCAGAAGAAACTGTTACAGTAATTGACTCACGTTGTGGAGAGAACTTTTCAGTTCACAAG GTTTGTGATAATGAATTCATTACTCAACAATTTGATGCCTGTGCTAGTTGGTGGACTCAAGGACCAGATGCTATCTTACAG ACTGAGATTGCAAGAGATATGGGATATACTGCTGCCAGATTTGGGCATGTAATGTTCCCTGAGAATGTTTATGAGCCAGCCTTAGAATGTGCTAAACTTTTGCTTCAAGGTGTGGGAAAAG GCTGGGCTTCTCGAACATTTTTCTCTGATAATGGATCTACAGCAATTGAGATTGCTCTCAAGATGGCATTTCGGAAGTTTTCTTCTGATCATGGAATTCTTCTAGATTTCCTCAATAATAACAGGGATGAAAAATCTGTTGAGCTCAAG GTCCTTGCACTTAAAGGATCTTATCATGGTGATACTTTGGGTGCCATGGAGGCACAAGCGCCATCTCCTTATACAGGGTTTCTCCAGCAACCATG GTATGTTGGAAGAGGCCTATTTCTAGACCCTCCTACAGTTTTCATGGCCAACAGCGTATGGAATATTTCCTTACCTGGATGGTTTAATTCTGAAACTGAAGAACTTGGACATACAA CCTTCAGTTCTCGTGATGATATTTTCAATAAGCACAGGGATAAGTCAGACCTTGCTGGGATCTATTCATTAtacatatcaaaaaaattatcacaaaattCAGGATTAAAAGGATTTGACCACATTGGAGCTTTAATTATTGAACCAG TTATCCATGCGGCTGGAGGAATGCATATGGTTGATCCGCTATTTCAAAGGGTACTTGTCAATGAATGTCAAAATCGTAAAATTCCAGTTATATTCGATGAAGTTTGTTGTGGGTTCTGGCGATTAGGAGTAGAG ACTACAGTTGATCTCCTTGGATGTGTACCAGATATTGCTTGTTTTGCAAAGCTATTGACTGGTGGTGTCATACCTTTGGCAGCTACATTGGCCTCGAAGGATGTTTTTGATTCATTTGTTGGGGACTCAAAG CTGAAAGCCCTTTTGCATGGGCACTCATATTCTGCACATGCCATGGGATGCGCAGCAGCTGCTAAAGCCATTAAATGGTTTAAAGATCCTCAAACAAACCCTAACATCATTTCTGAAGGAAGGTTACTTAAAGAA AGGAAGCGTGGTTCTAATTTTAATTGGTCACACATCAAACCTGCTGGAG CTATGGGATCCAGTACTGGTACAACAGATCTCATCTCATCCTGCTGTCCGAAGAGTGGTTGTGATAGGGACTATTTTTGCTCTGGAGCTAGCAGCAGAAGGCTCTAA